Within the Thalassophryne amazonica chromosome 19, fThaAma1.1, whole genome shotgun sequence genome, the region ctctGAAAACATGATTAATTTGTTTATTCAGGAGATAAATTTAAAACTGTATTTATTCAGTGAAATACGTCCATAAACTGTAGTAACATTAGCAATATTTTAATTGTGGTTATTGGAGAAAACGCAGTAAAAAGCCATCATTTCCTACCTTAGCACATTTTGCGTCGGTCAACACAAACGTTCGTTACACCGTCAACAACTTACAACAAATACTGAAGTTGCAATGCAACACCAACCGCCAGAAATACTCCACAAAACCAAGAAATTTTCTTCTACGCCTTTAAAATTTAGACATCAACGCCATGAACTGAAGAATTTCAAGACAAACTAAAAGCTTAATGTAGCACTTGGTGGCACAGATATTTAAGCTAGCAACAGATCCTTGTGATTTCCGGTAaaaataatttcaaaataaaGGATTCCCCCATGTATTATTTCGGAAAACACAACACCTATTGGAATGACTATATGACTTTACGAGTATTTATAAGAGCTAGTATTTTTTTTACAATACCgtaataaataattatttaaaaggtGGATTTTTTTCCACGCACACTGCTCGCCCCCCTCCcccatttttttccccacaataaAATTATCCAACACATCTTGACAGTTTTCTTGTCAGCCTTAATTTCATTTCAGCACTGTGCTATTATATTTACATAATTACTTTCATACAAAACACTATAAATTATTttataaaaataatcattaattcattttttttaatttaaatatagGTCCGATCACAGATAATGACAAATCTGCCTATAAAGAGGCAGTCCAACACCTGGTGAGACAATAGCTTATCTCTCAACACAGGCAAAACTACAAAGGTCATTGTTGACTTCAGGAGACTCGGTGTTGGACAGGCTTTTTACTCATTAATGGACACAAAATTGGAGCTAGGAATGTGACCCAGACACCTGGATGTTCATATATTGGCAGGATGTTACATGGCTCACCAATATCACAGCAGAGGTATTGAAGACACCAAAAGGGCTCCAATTCTGACATCAAGTAAGAAAGTAAACCCAAGCAAAGATCTGCTTCTACCTACCACTATAGAGACAAGCATCCTCAGGTACTACATCACAGCATGGTACGCCACAGATATGCACTGCAGCAGGTCATCAACTATACCTAGAGACGTTACAGTCCAGTCGCCACCTCTCAAGACCATCTACACCTCCTACCTTAAGGACGGTGTTatagaagcaccaggacccatgCTACCAGAAGAAACAAGAGTTTCTACCTCAGAGCAATAAACCTACTGAACAAATTGCTGACCCCAGGTTGACACCCCgcaaaaaaaacttttgtcatgttgttattatggggtgttgtgagtagaattttgtagggaaaatgaatttactccattttggaataaggctgtaacataaatgtgaaaaaatgaaatgctgtgaatactttctggatgtcctGTACTTACAGCTTTAATCACACcaactcctaatttccatcattctATTAAGAAATACTAAATGTGATCAATAGGTGGTAGACAGGTAAAGTATATCAAATTATTTCCTGCAACAAGCCTGAACATGATTGATTGGTAGATATAGATTCCAGCCTTAtacgtgtttgtgtgtatgtgctcCAGTCTATCTATCTATTCAGAGAGATACATATATATGAATTTACATGCCATAAAAGGCATCATGTATAAAACCTTGTTCAAAATTGCTTACTGCATACAATTTGATATGAAGGAAAAAATGATTTACACATATTTCTTAAAGAACCCAATGACAGGAAAATACACAAAATGTTTTAGccagtctttatttttatttatttatcgtcATTTCTGAAACAGATTCAGGTACTCTTATTTTCCAGTAAAATGTTTTAGCAAGTCTTATTTATCGCCATTGCTTAAACAGATTTAGGTGCTTTTATTTTCCAGTACAAGTTCCCTAAACGGATCTATGACTGTCTATTGCTGTTCACTTTACAGTGCTGGTCTGCTTGACGCAGGTTATAAAAGCTCCTGTAACCCCAGACTGAGTGCTGCCTACTTCTCCGTGTGCAAAAAAATAACTCAGCGCCATCTATCGGCCCGGAGGGAAACGCAGCAAATTAGCTGTTTGATCTTTCTTCAGATTAACTTctccacacacaaacatttattaaCTTTCTTAATTTCCATGTGATTATTTCTCACAAATGCACATTAAACAAAACAGTGAGTTCAATATGACATTTTTGTGAGGCTCAGAAACTGGACAAaacataaaaagtaagtccctttggctgttcccttgttttcacttgaggtcgccacagcaaatccaaggtggatctgcataattACAATAATATAAATATGAACTAAATTACTCATTATTCCCCCACCATTTGTTGGAATTCGAGCATCAAAGATGCTGAATCAGGATCAAAACTCAGTCAGATGTGTGTAGGGTCCGTTGGTGTCGAGCTTCAGCACCTGTCTGTTTCCGTACATCCCGTGTTTCACCGACACGTCAGCTCCAGCCGCAGCCAGCAGCTCCGTCTCACACAGCAAGACAAAGGCGCCGTACAGTCGCAGTCCGTCCTCTTTGCTGATGTTGTTGTGGTACTGCATGGCCTTGCCTTTGGCCTTCCCGCCCAGTGTGGCCTGCGGGACGATCAGCAAGCTGCCGGGAAGCTCCGACACTGAAACCATTTTCCCGGAGTCCGACTCGCACAGTCGCAAGTTCAACAGGGTGGACACTGGGGACAGACAGCGGAGGACACACGGGGGCGACAGACGCAACATTTTACAATGAGTGAAGCCAAAGGGAGGAGCTAAAatacagaggtcaaaggtcactgacCCATCTTTGGTAGGATGTCAAGTGTAGCTCCTTTGAAGAAACAAA harbors:
- the LOC117501051 gene encoding D-aminoacyl-tRNA deacylase 2-like — its product is MTERSGAPVARTVLQQCVGAKLQVEPATQNSEAQWVQIDRGMVIYICFFKGATLDILPKMVSTLLNLRLCESDSGKMVSVSELPGSLLIVPQATLGGKAKGKAMQYHNNISKEDGLRLYGAFVLLCETELLAAAGADVSVKHGMYGNRQVLKLDTNGPYTHLTEF